A genomic region of Trifolium pratense cultivar HEN17-A07 linkage group LG3, ARS_RC_1.1, whole genome shotgun sequence contains the following coding sequences:
- the LOC123914671 gene encoding TIR-only protein-like, giving the protein KLVEGAMQRLPATLYRKIARRPSCDVFINHRGVDTKRNFAGLLYDRLTKMGVKSFLDSKNMKPGDRLFDHIDRGILGCKVGVAVFSPTYCDSYFCLHELALFMESKKRVIPIFYDVKPSELVVKDNGTCPVKELQRFSAALEEAKFTVGLTFDSSNRDWSVLLKDASEAVIMNLLEVEEQRKLMKRKY; this is encoded by the exons AAACTTGTTGAAGGAGCCATGCAACGTTTGCCAGCCACCTTGTACCGTAAAATAGCCCGTCGACCATCATGCGACGTGTTCATAAATCACCGAGGAGTCGATACAAAGAGAAACTTCGCGGGGTTGTTGTACGATCGTTTGACGAAAATGGGAGTGAAATCATTTTTGGATAGTAAGAATATGAAACCTGGGGATAGGTTATTTGATCATATTGATAGAGGAATTCTTGGTTGCAAAGTTGGTGTTGCTGTTTTTTCACCAACTTATTGTGACTCTTATTTTTGTCTTCATGAACTTGCTCTTTTTATGGAGTCCAAAAAAAGGGTTATCCCAATTTTTTATGATGTTAAACCTTCTGAGCTCGTTGTTAAGGACAATGGTACTTGTCCTGTTAAAGAGCTTCAAAGGTTTAGTGCTGCATTAGAGGAAGCTAAATTCACTGTGGGATTAACCTTTGATTCTTCAAATAG AGACTGGTCGGTGTTGTTAAAAGATGCTTCAGAAGCAGTAATCATGAACTTGTTGGAGGTAGAGGAACAGCGTAAGCTCATGAAGAGGAAATACTGA